The following coding sequences are from one Nicotiana tomentosiformis chromosome 3, ASM39032v3, whole genome shotgun sequence window:
- the LOC138908684 gene encoding uncharacterized protein has protein sequence MSVRDYSHKFNSLARYAPDIVRTMRARVHHYVDGLGDHLIRDCRVASLSDDVDISRIQAFAQTTEDLSRRIRDTRRDREQSKRAHTMGSYREPRVDFRPPLHRYPPRSAGSFPPQMQGQRFDRYIHSGRGQSSGQPEGRRQECSAQMRQLTPPCTQCGHYISRCPGLGRGTPAQPSGFTAASSPSVRAPRPGPQSTQGRGRGRGGGDTSGSSGGQNRFYALTGRQDSEASPDVVTGILTIHSHAIYALMDPGSTFSYITPFIAGKLDMRSELLPQPVEVSTQVGDSIVANHVYRDCTVLINDRPTSIDLVELVMLDFDVIMGMDWLAACYANIDCRAKLVRFHFPVSLSLNGKGYR, from the exons ATGAGTGTGAGGGATTATAGCCATAAGTTTAATTCTTTGGCAAGGTATGCACCAGATATAGTACGTACCATGAGGGCTAGAGTTCATCATTATGTGGATGGTTTGGGGGATCATCTGATTAGAGACTGTAGGGTTGCATCCCTATCGGATGATGTAGATATTTCCCGCATACAGGCTTTCGCTCAAACTACAGAGGACCTTTCCCGTCGGATTCGTGATACTCGCAGGGATAGGGAGCAGAGTAAGAGGGCTCATACTATGGGGTCTTATAGGGAGCCACGAGTTGATTTTAGGCCCCCACTCCATCGATATCCACCTCGGTCAGCAGGTAGTTTCCCACCACAGATGCAGGGCCAGCGGTTTGATCGTTATATTCATTCAGGACGGGGGCAGAGCTCAGGCCAACCTGAGGGCCGTCGACAGGAATGTTCTGCACAGATGAGACAGCTTACTCCTCCATGTACTCAGTGCG GACATTATATTAGCCGGTGCCCGGGGTTAGGCAGAGGTACACCAGCTCAGCCTTCAGGATTCACAGCAGCCTCTTCGCCCTCAGTCCGTGCTCCCCGACCAGGTCCACAGTCTACTCAGGGCCGTGGTAGGGGGAGAGGTGGAGGAGACACCTCAGGTTCTAGTGGTGGCCAGAACCGCTTTTATGCACTCACAGGTCGACAGGATTCAGAGGCAtccccagatgttgtcacaggtatattgacaatacattctcatgccatttatgcattgatggatcccggctctacattttcatatattactccatttattgctGGTAAGCTTGACATGAGATCTGAGTTGTTGCCACAGCCAGTTGAGGTGTCTACTCAAGTTGGCGACTCTATTGTAGCTAATCATGTCTATCGAGATTGTACAGTGTTAATTAATGACCGTCCAACCTCTATTGATTTAGTTGAATTGGTTATGCTAGACTTCGATGTcattatgggtatggattggttggcagcTTGTTATGCTAATATTGATTGTCGTGCAAAGTTGGTCCGATTTCATTTTCCTGTGAGCCTATCCTTGAATGGAAAG Ggatatagataa